A window of the bacterium genome harbors these coding sequences:
- a CDS encoding carboxypeptidase-like regulatory domain-containing protein has product MKKSCYLTFVILFCAVTLAFSMGGGAGSSGQKNFRGFEGKVTDENGKALKGVEISLIAVDAGEVEQVKGAAESDGKKNLSSLTGGNGKYRFIAVRPGFYRVRYSINGYQTLEKLMEFKRGSKDAVMNIKLQQIGMESSPSANQP; this is encoded by the coding sequence ATGAAGAAATCGTGTTATTTGACGTTCGTTATTCTGTTTTGCGCTGTCACTCTTGCGTTCAGCATGGGCGGCGGTGCGGGTTCTTCCGGTCAAAAGAATTTTCGAGGTTTTGAAGGTAAAGTCACAGATGAAAATGGAAAGGCGCTGAAAGGAGTCGAGATCTCCCTGATAGCTGTGGACGCCGGGGAAGTGGAACAGGTAAAGGGTGCTGCCGAATCGGATGGCAAGAAAAATCTCAGTTCCCTAACCGGTGGTAATGGAAAATACCGTTTTATTGCTGTACGCCCCGGTTTTTATCGTGTCCGGTATTCCATCAATGGATACCAGACTCTTGAAAAGCTGATGGAATTCAAGCGCGGATCCAAAGATGCTGTCATGAATATCAAGTTACAGCAAATCGGGATGGAGTCCAGTCCCTCAGCGAATCAACCCTAG